The following coding sequences lie in one Euhalothece natronophila Z-M001 genomic window:
- a CDS encoding DEAD/DEAH box helicase, producing MDEYNRGDQVSHSQYGNGEVIVDNGETVVVRFEQGIEECPKSRLSPLQSLTEAIVASQWHNPQETIAHTQALAIRSVNDMWGVFSLAKIKLLPHQLWVCRKVVQKLPARWLIADDVGLGKTIEAGLILWTLLSKNAIKRVLILCPASLVEQWQERLRTMFDIRMTRYTTEADTPKSDFWQTHSQVIASLPTLRKDHRNRHQRLFEAEPWDLVIVDEAHHLNADEQTGPTLGYNLMHRLIHEHQKVKSAVFFTGTPHRGKHYQFFSLLKLLRNDLFDPISATSSPTELQTQMKNLHLVMLRNNKQLVTDMMGKKLFSPVRVSSETYSYSAEEEAFYTKLTDFIVSGKAYASGLSIVNQKAVMLILTCMQKLASSSVTAIRSALEKRLDKITQKREQLQKAKNQKAIIEEFEDEENIDSDELNKLEEEIFELSLKVDLMEDEKPKLEELIEAAKLVKKETKIDKILEILETRFINRHVIFFTEYKATQSLVMSALISRYGSNCVTFINGDERVEKVVEENGKVKARVEKKERAAERFNSGEAQFLVSTEAGGEGIDLQENCHSLIHVDLPWNPMRLHQRVGRLNRYGQKYPVEVISLRNPDTVETRIWDKLNEKIDNITESLKQVMDEPEDLLQLVLGMTSPKLFREVFSEAEQHKENLNQWFDSKTATFGGQDAVKTVKDLVGSCEKFDFQQVSPLLPQVDLPELQPFFETMLQLNKRRIVRSDQGLSFITPEPWLVDPAIRERYEDLHFDRNCQNKRKVNYLLGVGHHLMNQALNQALDLSSCVTQLNQLKEIIVVFQIFDRVTSTQSNVQQVVAGIKVDPDNHQNKELLKDWELLKILNEQIEKLDKTGHANSPSINTDQILKLLEDAKYYFTTQWDILDLPFEFPKAQASMLLYPSKST from the coding sequence ATGGATGAGTATAATCGCGGAGATCAAGTAAGTCATTCTCAATATGGCAATGGTGAAGTAATTGTCGATAATGGAGAAACTGTTGTTGTTCGTTTTGAGCAGGGAATAGAAGAATGTCCGAAATCAAGACTATCTCCTCTTCAATCACTTACAGAAGCCATTGTTGCTTCCCAGTGGCATAATCCGCAAGAAACAATTGCCCATACTCAAGCATTAGCAATTCGATCAGTTAATGATATGTGGGGAGTTTTCTCTTTAGCTAAAATTAAACTACTCCCTCACCAGCTATGGGTTTGTCGCAAAGTCGTACAAAAACTCCCTGCTCGTTGGTTAATTGCTGACGATGTTGGATTGGGAAAAACCATTGAAGCTGGCTTAATTCTATGGACGTTACTTAGCAAAAATGCAATTAAGCGCGTCTTAATTTTATGTCCTGCCAGCCTTGTTGAGCAATGGCAAGAGCGACTGCGTACCATGTTTGATATTCGCATGACGCGCTACACGACAGAGGCAGATACGCCAAAAAGCGATTTTTGGCAGACCCACTCTCAAGTAATCGCTTCTCTGCCTACTTTAAGGAAAGATCACCGTAATCGTCACCAACGCTTGTTTGAAGCTGAACCTTGGGATTTAGTAATCGTAGATGAAGCACATCACCTTAATGCTGATGAGCAAACTGGACCTACCCTTGGGTATAACTTGATGCATCGCCTTATCCATGAACATCAAAAAGTTAAATCTGCCGTCTTTTTTACAGGTACTCCCCATCGAGGAAAACACTATCAGTTCTTTTCATTACTGAAACTTCTTCGGAATGATCTCTTTGATCCGATAAGCGCTACAAGTTCACCTACTGAACTTCAAACTCAGATGAAAAATTTACATCTAGTCATGTTGCGAAATAACAAACAGTTAGTAACAGACATGATGGGTAAAAAACTTTTTTCTCCTGTTCGTGTTTCCTCAGAAACCTATAGCTATTCTGCTGAAGAAGAAGCATTTTATACTAAGCTTACAGATTTTATTGTTAGTGGAAAAGCCTATGCTTCGGGACTAAGCATAGTCAATCAAAAAGCTGTGATGTTAATCCTAACTTGTATGCAAAAATTAGCATCTAGCTCAGTTACTGCAATTCGGAGTGCTTTAGAAAAAAGGCTTGATAAAATTACTCAAAAACGTGAACAATTACAGAAAGCTAAAAATCAAAAAGCGATTATTGAAGAATTTGAAGATGAAGAAAATATTGATAGCGACGAACTGAATAAATTAGAAGAAGAAATTTTTGAACTTAGTTTAAAAGTGGATTTAATGGAAGATGAAAAACCTAAGCTAGAAGAATTAATTGAGGCTGCTAAATTAGTTAAAAAAGAGACAAAAATTGATAAAATTTTAGAAATTTTAGAGACTCGATTTATTAATCGTCATGTGATATTTTTTACTGAGTATAAGGCGACGCAATCTTTAGTAATGTCAGCCCTAATTTCCCGTTACGGTAGTAATTGCGTCACTTTCATCAATGGAGATGAAAGGGTAGAAAAAGTTGTAGAAGAAAATGGTAAAGTAAAGGCTCGCGTAGAAAAAAAAGAACGTGCAGCGGAAAGATTTAATTCAGGAGAAGCTCAATTTTTGGTATCTACCGAAGCAGGTGGAGAAGGAATTGACTTGCAAGAAAATTGTCATTCTTTAATTCATGTAGATTTACCTTGGAATCCGATGCGATTACACCAGCGAGTGGGGCGATTGAATCGCTACGGTCAAAAATATCCAGTGGAAGTCATTAGCTTACGAAATCCTGATACAGTAGAAACCCGAATTTGGGATAAGTTAAATGAAAAAATTGATAATATTACAGAGTCGCTCAAGCAGGTAATGGACGAACCTGAAGACTTGCTACAGTTAGTATTAGGTATGACCTCACCTAAATTATTTCGAGAGGTTTTTAGTGAAGCTGAGCAACATAAAGAAAATTTAAATCAGTGGTTTGATTCCAAAACTGCTACATTTGGCGGTCAAGATGCTGTAAAAACTGTAAAAGATTTAGTTGGCAGTTGCGAAAAATTTGATTTTCAGCAAGTGTCTCCCTTACTGCCACAGGTTGATTTACCAGAGTTGCAACCCTTTTTTGAAACAATGCTTCAGCTTAACAAGAGACGTATTGTTCGTAGCGATCAGGGATTATCTTTTATTACGCCAGAACCTTGGTTAGTTGATCCTGCCATCAGAGAACGCTACGAAGATCTACATTTTGATCGCAACTGTCAAAATAAACGTAAGGTTAATTATTTGCTCGGTGTAGGACACCACTTGATGAATCAGGCGTTAAATCAAGCATTGGACTTGTCGAGTTGTGTAACGCAATTAAATCAACTCAAAGAGATTATAGTCGTTTTTCAAATATTTGATCGCGTTACTAGTACTCAAAGTAATGTTCAGCAAGTTGTTGC
- a CDS encoding sacsin N-terminal ATP-binding-like domain-containing protein gives MARHHPLQDIKDLRDSLLDNYPPQAILKELIQNAEDANSTCFDYGWSRGIKDAKHPLLKSSGIFILDNGKFTLEDADNIRYFKGSGKHKEDKSEQDFIGKFGLGLKSVFHICEAFFYISNWTKKQDENGDTIWGYGFFNPWADNYDEDKYHHNWTNLCQSDRNLVEQEIQPILRKEDYIKKSWLLIWIPLRKQTHKTNDRENKYGWIKQKFYEDKNNIDCLFNKEETKYQLALLLPLLRYLTKIRYWNNKISKTVFEVSNSNKHKQPIKNIPANKVINNSGYIKFNDQQNININISFHFCSSEIRPTELKKDVLNFKNHDQSFDQEIEKTTPYIEIALTRLPNLNDDNNLNIRTAIFLPTEQNCQLSIKSKDKYLITLNGSFFPDSSRKGILGFNPDNFQIEELNQDSRIIWNKKLYDKLLSILLKALEYFYKELQSDLDENLDQEIAALCQGLNNSLLKTNQDIICQNYCWIYRLKPDYSRWELISTNKRIIALPSFVNDLWIELPTLKDFADKYYLTVKEKPNLIKEDQLNTFEASELVNLFESINSKSIFQSQELKEFLFQFLEEFKEQLSINAVKYLLKKIRKFLNPNQDTANLISKIINYLGNEDIDSITLSYIPVYSLKQKSNYYCHPNELQNKIDKSLVFKYNNQNKKIRDALQAVLEKEALILIDENLAQQLWSQKIKTFSDKACFDILCQKPRLTTDSDKRKKLVKQLQDSNHSKKKQVIRFLLHSSIEHFDDSSTPLYVQPLSINQVWKKIASYTLPPWQVLDTQLAHNIPEEQWQSFNIEPILPDSLIRQLTPEKITGDILPSREEREEVLSEIAKKKDNKNFWKRLPLHETVDSYLVSINEKTYLNNRKFPLDQYPELRSLVTLIDEKYTNQPEWIPLWSPTEAVKLVLQQNQPEQYDQLLLKVLHKYCDNVCNDKELLNQLKNTPWLKLSKGGSICPNQLIFLGERIQNLTSVIEEAFCNESQVDYVINTQLPNSIPQEQINLLKNKLSPTWYENDLLKFLLDKTYDPSTYCKAILDLLKSIYKNKQKIRNENFEKLKQSHWLIDKKNQSLSPQQICYLPNLNDKYTEILKQFSSWDYITPKLLKEELNINLYLEYSQFKNLFLSEKTSIQKLGDAIAQLPQYYIGNVDLELKELSQVLSNCELMPIWEIYFQVPQQQFKSDILPKVKKPVSDIEWLCKLLKWMTASYQKPNEDVIKVYNNYLKLFINSGANLNQKIKNLAELKLLNKNFDWQDPKSLCVPKTYGINKTYLIDDNQYQIIKQLLNYQSNYTPSDLLEYQQSTNNSNEQKTNAETLKEYFKDWINTTSISPPVIGLFLMIFYNNDDEIKELAQNFLGKHSFDNIYSILFRDPIRNPNSEKCDLKITISTENKITVKNLFNAKFYVDVLQHNPTNLFIGELNKSNEIILKQITANKLSKENLENILFNSIKEWLKTYNNDISSIKLDSRIDNQLKPILIEAQKLEIYNARDFIIENCSYTLRVLEINNKSLIDTMEQIDDKRYDRLSLEKQTPIIKNNINNVSAEIKRKIKSIQDTIKNNTDVQNDLLVSVRKKIQNFGYSNKSVLFELFQNADDAALERNHFLNSNDYRYSKTEECVISLNSSELELIHWGRPINQFSDPTLNKRLQGKGYQRDLVKMLSFNISDKNEEATGEFGLGFKTVYLLTDCPKVHSGNLSFQVNGGILPEPITDLDEIQKLQKRIKQFQQPDQDSIDGTIIKLPISARNDRQLIQSIINEFKSYTHLILAFAKKIKSCRIESDQVKTIKWEPEKVLGIDGIECDVVQNQPTLCFRLKKGQVAIALPRKLDDDEDSFLREMPTFWVTVPTKELLSLRFVVNSQFDINPGRTSLDPNSTDNQELISEIGEQLGEKLCQLFQASQGNWETLHQQIGLDEQVNPYQFWEFLWKVLAVDWLDKLDEQHKSELLKNGFGGEYNGVGHLISCHPTLPNGLYGDYRQLVCFTELAYVVTGILKQQEIFEIVSPWSQFQQHYQPNCLVHEDIWQYLQRLLQTDEPDELESLTLQKVIEKQLGDNNISPENASQIGQLIEIIENWYSNEIQEINNFFSSHSILFMNKEKEYYPATSLLTPHSSDQEEQYLVQFAPLERILHEDYNNQALKFFFKCRSQRKTIEIAELVEWAKQASTEKQKQAVRNYLLEGNYKEGFEKQLKQKYKGSWIEKDEGIQRILEFNQTKAKVKQANKGECSWNELDLDDSNQSQDSSYKDIKSVDVNQVQKSLEDLSSWWNRHYQDKLKKYNRELYPTEIENLKYGLKQRDREAWLILFFIGITHTMGRTIKPQHKGFIELCEEKGWWETFKQPNPQENSEKWFKVLDEYIEKLKQDTKWYYWMEKYPHIYQISKYLDVYQDLFLKADRWSQKWGNQFSLQKLVSPRSNEQLSGGGLDAPPLSIGMGANFVLRELIRLEVIEPTPDLIPYCFVPRKQIRENLSYLGCQNIDQENYDKYDKMSKSIYYFLEKNGVEDCTFNNSFDIAIELYWKY, from the coding sequence ATGGCTCGACATCATCCTTTACAAGATATTAAAGATTTAAGAGACTCTCTACTAGATAATTATCCACCTCAAGCAATTCTAAAAGAACTAATCCAAAATGCGGAAGATGCAAACTCAACTTGTTTTGATTACGGTTGGAGCAGGGGGATTAAAGATGCTAAACATCCCCTTTTAAAGTCATCGGGAATTTTTATTTTAGATAATGGAAAATTTACTTTAGAAGATGCTGATAACATCCGATACTTTAAAGGAAGTGGTAAACATAAAGAAGATAAATCAGAACAAGATTTTATAGGTAAATTTGGTTTAGGGCTTAAAAGTGTTTTCCATATTTGTGAAGCTTTTTTCTATATTAGTAATTGGACGAAAAAACAAGATGAGAATGGTGATACAATATGGGGATATGGTTTTTTTAATCCTTGGGCAGATAATTATGATGAAGATAAATATCATCATAATTGGACAAATTTATGTCAATCAGATCGTAATTTAGTTGAACAGGAAATACAACCAATTTTACGTAAAGAAGACTATATTAAAAAAAGCTGGTTACTAATTTGGATTCCTTTGAGAAAACAAACACACAAAACTAATGATCGCGAGAATAAATATGGATGGATAAAACAAAAATTTTATGAAGATAAAAATAACATTGATTGCTTGTTTAATAAGGAAGAGACAAAATATCAATTAGCATTATTATTACCACTATTACGATATTTAACAAAAATTAGGTACTGGAATAATAAAATTTCAAAAACTGTATTTGAAGTTAGTAATTCAAATAAACACAAGCAACCTATAAAAAATATACCAGCTAATAAAGTAATAAATAATTCTGGTTATATAAAGTTCAATGATCAACAAAATATTAATATTAATATATCATTTCATTTTTGTAGTAGTGAAATCCGTCCAACTGAATTAAAAAAAGATGTTCTTAATTTTAAAAATCATGATCAATCTTTTGATCAAGAGATTGAAAAGACTACGCCCTACATAGAAATCGCTTTAACTCGCCTTCCTAATCTTAATGATGATAATAATTTAAATATTAGGACAGCTATTTTTCTACCTACTGAACAAAATTGCCAACTTTCAATCAAATCTAAAGATAAGTATTTAATTACGCTAAATGGATCTTTTTTTCCTGATTCTTCTAGAAAAGGTATATTAGGTTTTAATCCCGATAATTTTCAAATAGAAGAGCTAAATCAAGATTCTAGAATAATTTGGAATAAAAAACTGTACGATAAGTTACTTTCAATTCTTTTAAAAGCACTGGAATATTTTTATAAAGAACTTCAAAGTGACTTAGATGAAAATTTAGATCAAGAAATAGCAGCCCTTTGTCAGGGACTAAATAATTCACTTCTTAAAACGAATCAAGACATAATTTGCCAAAATTATTGTTGGATTTATCGATTAAAACCAGATTACTCAAGGTGGGAACTAATTTCCACTAATAAGCGAATTATAGCGCTACCTAGCTTTGTTAATGATTTATGGATAGAGTTACCAACATTAAAGGATTTTGCTGATAAGTATTATTTAACAGTCAAAGAAAAACCAAACCTTATTAAAGAAGATCAATTAAATACTTTTGAAGCATCAGAACTGGTGAACCTATTTGAATCAATTAATTCAAAATCTATATTTCAATCGCAAGAACTAAAAGAATTTCTTTTTCAATTTTTAGAAGAGTTTAAAGAGCAATTATCAATTAATGCCGTTAAATATTTACTTAAAAAGATCAGGAAGTTTTTAAATCCAAATCAAGATACTGCCAATTTAATTTCCAAGATTATTAATTACTTAGGTAATGAGGATATTGATTCAATTACTCTTAGTTATATTCCTGTCTATTCCCTTAAACAGAAATCTAATTATTATTGCCATCCTAATGAACTTCAAAATAAAATTGATAAATCTTTAGTCTTTAAATATAATAATCAAAATAAAAAAATACGTGATGCTTTACAAGCTGTTTTAGAGAAAGAAGCATTAATTTTAATTGATGAAAATTTAGCCCAGCAATTATGGTCACAGAAAATTAAGACCTTTAGTGATAAGGCTTGCTTTGATATTTTATGTCAAAAACCACGACTAACTACTGACTCAGATAAACGTAAAAAACTAGTAAAGCAATTACAAGACTCAAATCATTCTAAGAAAAAACAAGTAATCCGATTCCTTTTACATAGTAGTATTGAACATTTTGATGACTCTTCAACGCCACTTTACGTTCAACCCTTATCAATTAATCAAGTTTGGAAAAAAATAGCGTCTTACACGTTACCACCATGGCAAGTTTTAGATACTCAATTAGCCCATAACATTCCAGAAGAGCAATGGCAGTCTTTCAATATTGAACCTATTTTACCTGATTCTTTAATTCGGCAATTAACACCAGAAAAAATTACAGGTGATATTTTACCGAGTCGAGAAGAGCGTGAGGAAGTATTAAGTGAAATTGCTAAAAAAAAGGATAATAAAAATTTTTGGAAACGTCTCCCACTTCATGAAACGGTTGATAGTTACTTAGTTTCAATTAATGAAAAAACTTACCTAAATAACAGGAAATTTCCTCTAGACCAGTATCCTGAATTAAGGTCTCTTGTCACCTTAATTGATGAAAAGTACACTAATCAACCAGAGTGGATTCCCTTATGGAGTCCAACAGAAGCAGTTAAGTTAGTTTTACAACAAAATCAGCCTGAACAATATGACCAACTATTGCTAAAGGTACTCCATAAGTACTGTGATAATGTATGTAATGACAAGGAATTACTAAATCAACTTAAAAACACTCCATGGCTTAAGCTATCCAAAGGCGGAAGTATTTGTCCTAATCAGCTCATTTTCTTAGGGGAGCGAATTCAGAACTTAACCTCGGTTATAGAAGAGGCTTTTTGCAATGAAAGTCAAGTTGATTATGTAATTAATACACAGTTACCTAATTCAATTCCACAAGAACAAATAAATCTTCTTAAGAATAAACTTTCTCCTACTTGGTATGAAAATGATCTATTAAAGTTTTTGCTGGATAAGACGTATGACCCTTCTACTTACTGTAAAGCAATTTTAGATTTATTGAAAAGTATTTATAAAAATAAACAAAAAATTCGTAATGAAAACTTTGAAAAACTTAAACAAAGCCACTGGTTAATTGATAAAAAAAATCAATCACTATCACCGCAACAAATATGTTATTTACCTAACTTAAATGATAAATATACAGAGATATTAAAGCAATTTTCATCTTGGGATTATATTACGCCGAAATTACTGAAAGAAGAGCTAAATATTAATTTGTATTTAGAGTATTCTCAATTTAAAAATCTATTTTTATCAGAAAAAACTTCTATTCAAAAATTAGGCGACGCGATCGCGCAACTTCCTCAATACTATATTGGCAATGTTGATTTAGAACTCAAAGAGCTAAGTCAAGTTTTATCAAATTGTGAACTAATGCCAATTTGGGAAATTTATTTCCAAGTTCCCCAGCAACAATTTAAATCAGATATACTACCTAAAGTTAAAAAGCCAGTTTCAGATATTGAATGGTTATGTAAACTCTTAAAATGGATGACAGCAAGCTATCAAAAACCTAATGAAGATGTTATTAAAGTTTATAATAATTATTTAAAATTATTTATTAATTCAGGCGCTAACTTAAATCAAAAAATTAAAAATTTAGCTGAACTAAAATTACTCAATAAAAACTTTGATTGGCAAGACCCAAAATCACTATGTGTTCCTAAAACATATGGCATAAATAAGACTTATCTTATAGATGATAACCAATATCAGATCATCAAACAATTACTTAATTATCAGAGTAATTATACTCCATCAGATTTATTGGAATATCAGCAGTCAACTAATAATAGTAATGAACAAAAAACTAATGCAGAAACTTTAAAAGAATACTTTAAAGATTGGATTAATACTACGAGTATATCTCCACCTGTAATTGGTTTGTTTTTAATGATATTTTATAATAATGATGATGAAATTAAAGAATTAGCTCAAAACTTTCTTGGAAAACATTCATTTGATAACATCTATTCAATATTATTTCGTGATCCAATACGTAATCCAAACTCTGAAAAGTGTGATTTAAAAATTACAATCAGTACAGAAAATAAAATTACTGTTAAAAATTTATTCAATGCTAAATTTTATGTTGATGTATTACAACATAACCCGACAAACTTATTTATTGGAGAGTTAAATAAATCTAATGAAATCATTTTGAAACAAATTACAGCCAATAAGTTAAGTAAAGAAAATTTAGAAAATATTCTATTTAATAGTATAAAAGAATGGTTAAAAACCTATAATAACGATATTAGTTCAATAAAACTTGATTCTCGTATTGATAATCAACTTAAACCAATTTTAATAGAAGCCCAAAAACTAGAAATTTATAATGCTCGTGATTTTATTATTGAAAATTGTTCATATACATTAAGAGTCTTAGAAATAAATAATAAATCGCTTATTGATACAATGGAACAAATAGACGACAAAAGATATGATAGACTTAGCTTAGAGAAGCAAACGCCAATAATTAAAAATAATATTAATAATGTATCAGCCGAAATTAAAAGAAAGATTAAATCAATTCAAGATACAATAAAAAATAATACAGATGTCCAAAATGACTTGTTAGTTTCTGTTCGTAAAAAAATTCAAAACTTTGGCTATTCAAATAAAAGTGTTTTATTTGAGCTTTTTCAAAATGCAGATGATGCAGCACTAGAGCGAAATCATTTTCTTAATTCTAATGATTACAGATATAGCAAAACTGAAGAATGTGTTATTTCTTTAAATTCGAGTGAACTTGAGTTGATCCACTGGGGAAGACCCATTAATCAATTTAGCGACCCTACATTGAATAAGCGATTACAAGGAAAGGGTTATCAACGTGATTTAGTGAAAATGCTATCGTTCAATATTTCTGATAAAAATGAGGAGGCAACAGGAGAATTCGGTTTAGGTTTTAAGACGGTTTATCTGTTGACTGATTGTCCCAAAGTTCATAGTGGTAATTTAAGTTTTCAAGTCAATGGTGGAATTTTACCAGAGCCTATTACCGACTTAGATGAGATTCAAAAATTACAGAAGCGAATTAAGCAATTTCAACAACCAGATCAAGATAGCATTGATGGAACAATAATTAAGCTACCGATTTCGGCTCGGAATGATAGACAGCTTATTCAGTCTATTATTAACGAATTTAAGTCTTATACACATTTGATCCTTGCCTTTGCTAAAAAAATCAAATCTTGTCGTATTGAAAGTGATCAAGTCAAAACTATTAAGTGGGAACCTGAGAAAGTTTTAGGAATAGATGGCATTGAATGTGATGTTGTTCAAAACCAACCAACACTTTGCTTTCGGTTAAAGAAAGGACAAGTCGCGATCGCGTTACCTCGTAAATTAGATGATGATGAAGACTCCTTTTTAAGGGAAATGCCAACTTTTTGGGTCACAGTTCCCACTAAAGAATTACTATCATTACGCTTTGTAGTTAATAGTCAATTTGACATAAATCCCGGTCGAACTAGCCTTGATCCTAATTCTACTGATAATCAAGAGTTAATTAGTGAAATTGGTGAGCAATTAGGAGAAAAACTATGTCAATTATTTCAAGCCTCACAGGGAAACTGGGAAACGCTACACCAGCAAATTGGTTTAGATGAACAAGTTAATCCTTATCAGTTTTGGGAATTTTTATGGAAGGTACTAGCTGTTGATTGGCTTGACAAACTAGATGAACAACATAAGTCAGAACTATTAAAAAACGGATTTGGAGGTGAGTATAATGGGGTTGGTCATCTGATTAGTTGTCATCCCACTCTTCCTAATGGACTATATGGAGATTATCGTCAATTAGTCTGTTTTACTGAACTAGCTTATGTCGTAACAGGGATATTAAAACAACAAGAAATATTTGAAATTGTTTCCCCATGGTCCCAGTTTCAACAACACTACCAACCTAATTGTTTAGTTCACGAAGATATTTGGCAATACCTTCAAAGGTTACTACAAACTGATGAACCTGATGAACTAGAGTCGTTAACTTTACAGAAAGTTATTGAAAAACAATTGGGAGATAATAATATTTCTCCTGAAAATGCATCACAAATTGGTCAATTAATTGAAATAATTGAAAACTGGTATAGTAACGAAATTCAAGAAATTAACAATTTTTTTAGCAGTCATTCTATCTTGTTTATGAATAAAGAAAAAGAATACTACCCAGCTACTTCACTTTTAACGCCACACAGTTCTGATCAAGAAGAACAATATTTGGTACAATTTGCTCCTCTAGAACGGATTTTACATGAAGATTATAATAATCAAGCACTTAAGTTTTTCTTCAAGTGCCGTTCCCAACGAAAAACAATTGAAATTGCAGAACTAGTGGAATGGGCAAAACAAGCTAGTACTGAAAAGCAAAAACAAGCCGTACGAAATTACTTGTTAGAAGGCAATTATAAAGAAGGATTTGAAAAACAATTAAAACAGAAATATAAAGGAAGTTGGATTGAAAAAGACGAGGGGATTCAACGCATACTAGAATTCAATCAAACTAAGGCTAAAGTTAAACAAGCTAATAAAGGAGAATGTAGTTGGAATGAATTGGATCTTGATGATTCCAATCAATCTCAGGATTCATCATATAAAGACATAAAATCAGTCGATGTGAATCAAGTGCAAAAAAGTCTAGAAGACTTATCTAGTTGGTGGAATCGTCACTATCAAGACAAACTTAAAAAATATAATCGAGAGCTTTACCCAACTGAAATTGAGAATTTAAAATATGGGTTAAAACAGCGTGATCGTGAAGCCTGGCTTATCCTATTTTTTATTGGTATAACCCATACAATGGGAAGAACAATAAAACCGCAACATAAAGGTTTCATTGAACTGTGCGAAGAAAAAGGTTGGTGGGAAACTTTTAAGCAACCGAATCCACAGGAAAATTCAGAAAAATGGTTTAAAGTTTTAGATGAATACATTGAAAAGCTAAAGCAAGATACCAAGTGGTACTATTGGATGGAAAAATATCCTCATATTTACCAAATTTCAAAATATTTAGACGTTTATCAAGACTTATTTTTAAAAGCAGATCGATGGAGTCAAAAATGGGGCAACCAATTTAGTCTTCAGAAATTGGTTTCTCCAAGGAGTAATGAGCAGCTTTCTGGAGGAGGTTTGGATGCTCCGCCTTTATCAATAGGGATGGGAGCTAACTTTGTTCTACGTGAATTAATCAGATTAGAAGTAATTGAGCCTACTCCCGATTTAATTCCCTACTGTTTCGTTCCCCGAAAACAAATTAGAGAAAACTTGAGTTATTTAGGTTGTCAAAATATAGATCAGGAAAATTATGATAAATATGATAAAATGTCTAAAAGTATCTATTATTTTCTGGAAAAAAATGGTGTAGAAGATTGTACCTTTAACAACAGTTTTGATATTGCAATTGAGTTGTATTGGAAGTATTGA
- a CDS encoding GIY-YIG nuclease family protein yields MKHNYHQAKQYIKELRNVVDLYDYKRIGNISGIYFVLDENKECIYVGKSKDGIAHRFKIHFEQDPQKWLEFIKNGATQIAWIPYDKIENNNLGKDEHQWIQLLNPPANHKKTKDSDSRPPKAKGSCFDNELLMEYVKLRDIKNEAQRRMYEIESEVISIIKENSKEPSYRAPKVKVRNNRVLKVVTEKEWEYSQKVKEQELKLNALKKYEENNNKAQVLNYNKKVQVSSYKHQ; encoded by the coding sequence ATGAAGCATAATTATCATCAAGCAAAGCAGTACATTAAAGAGCTTCGAAATGTTGTTGACTTATATGATTATAAACGAATTGGTAATATCTCTGGAATTTATTTCGTTTTGGATGAAAATAAAGAATGTATCTACGTTGGAAAATCGAAAGATGGAATAGCACATCGTTTTAAAATTCATTTTGAACAAGACCCTCAAAAATGGCTAGAATTTATTAAGAACGGGGCGACTCAAATAGCTTGGATTCCTTACGATAAAATTGAAAACAATAATCTAGGTAAAGATGAACATCAATGGATTCAATTGCTGAATCCTCCAGCTAATCATAAAAAAACAAAAGATTCTGATTCTCGACCTCCTAAAGCTAAAGGTTCTTGCTTTGATAATGAGCTGCTGATGGAGTACGTAAAGCTTCGAGACATAAAAAATGAAGCACAAAGACGAATGTATGAAATTGAATCAGAAGTTATATCTATAATTAAAGAAAATAGTAAAGAACCTAGTTATCGCGCTCCCAAAGTTAAAGTGCGGAACAACAGAGTTCTCAAAGTTGTAACCGAAAAAGAATGGGAATATTCTCAAAAAGTAAAAGAACAAGAATTAAAACTTAACGCTCTAAAGAAATATGAAGAAAACAATAATAAAGCTCAAGTGTTGAATTATAATAAAAAAGTACAAGTTTCTTCCTATAAGCATCAATAA